The sequence GTCTTGCCACCAGTTTTCCTGCCGAGTTTGCTTAAGAGAGAGGCGAAATGTTTCTAGCGCCCTTTTACGCTCCGCGTGGATTCGAGCGTAGGACAGCTGCGTTGCCAGGTCTGGATTCACAAGGACAAGTGCCTTCCAAATGTCGTCGGAATATCCCTTGGCAAGCAGCAGCTTGATGACTTTGGCTCGGCTAACATCTGCCTGGATGATTTCCTCCTCGCGTCCAACGACCAAACTGGTCTTTCCGAACCCAATCTTTCCCTTCGTTGCAATGGTGTAAAGATTGTTCAGTTGCTGAAAAAGCTTCAACGTCGGCTCCGTGTGCAAACACAACTTTACTTCTTCCCCAGCTTGCATGGTGCTGAGAGGTTTTGCAGGCACATCTTCCCATGTGGCCTTCGGAGTCTTGCGTTGATACACAAAAGTGATGTTCACACTCGCGTCAACGTTGTGGGGGTTTGCGACGATTCCTGACCGCAGAACAAGCCGTGTCGTTGACGTTTCGTGCAAAACTTTGTCGGACACTGCGGCTGATTGCAGCGACGTCCTGTTCA is a genomic window of Candidatus Nitrospira kreftii containing:
- a CDS encoding hypothetical protein (conserved protein of unknown function) translates to MAEKYEVNRTSLQSAAVSDKVLHETSTTRLVLRSGIVANPHNVDASVNITFVYQRKTPKATWEDVPAKPLSTMQAGEEVKLCLHTEPTLKLFQQLNNLYTIATKGKIGFGKTSLVVGREEEIIQADVSRAKVIKLLLAKGYSDDIWKALVLVNPDLATQLSYARIHAERKRALETFRLSLKQTRQENWWQDFFERNTWIFGYGLKYQILKSVQPQPQYGGTNVVGKGTERGDFLERTEAEMKFTVLVEIKRPDSLLLGSKSYRNGAWQLGEELTGGVSQLQANCRRWEVEGSQAEQNREAFLQEKIYTVHPKGILVIGATTQLSDIAKRNTFELFRRSVTNPEILTFDELYERAKFIVEHTDNSP